CATAGTCTGTGACAAAATGCAACCTAACAACTTTGTAAAAGGAGTAGAGGGAGATTATGCATGCATAGTGTGACATCACTGAGAGGGTGTGGTTTAGGGGAGCACATTGAGGATGAGGTCTGCAGATGTATCACAGGGCCAGACTGGAGATGTGGACGGTAGGCTGGTAGTGTGGGCTGAGGGAGTAGCAGCACTGTCTGCAGGACAGGACACCTACATTGTTCTTGTTCCTGTGAAGCTCCAAGGACTCCCTCAGCTTAGCCAGCTCTCCCTGGAGATCAGACACCTGCTTCTCCTTCTCTGCCAACCTGGAGGACAGAACACCACCACACATACATTACCAATACTACCACTACCAATCACAACACTGCTGGGTGGCCCCATGCCAAGGAACACCTACTGTATACTGAAGGGAATTCAGTGAAGTATTACAGTGACTCACGCTGTCAGCAGTTCCAGGCTTGGGGCCTCTGTGTGGGTCTGCGAGAAGAAGAAAATAAAAGTAGTTAACTCTCGTTCTTTTTTCTCCCTCTCAGCCAATAAAGGTCACCAATCAACTGTTTCCACCTCTTCCCTCACCTGTTTCTGCTGTAGTTCCTGCACCTTGTCGCTCACCTCCTTGGCCCTTGACTCCAACTCACTCTGTAGTGTCTGGATCTCCTGGTCCTTAGCAGCAAGCCTGGACAAAGACTGTGTTAGTCTATCTTTTCAGAGTACAATGCAGTCGAGTAGGTCAGAGTAGAGGGATAGTACAGTAGACTTACTGTGTCTGTAATTCTAGGAGCTGGTCGCTGGCACTGGTGGTGTCCACAGCCTGCTTCTGTCTCAGCTGCTCCATGTCAGACTGCAGCCCTGCCACCTGCTGCTCCAGAGACTGCAgggacaatacacacacacatttacataaaCACCCAGCAGGGAGACACAGCACAATCCAGAACCAAAACTCTAACATTGGGCAAAGTCAAAACACACTACATTCAATGTTTAATTTTACATTTGTTACAAGTTTGGCATTCCAAAATCACATGAATCAAAATGCAGAGTACATTgctgtatgtgagagagagagagagagagagagagagagagagagagagagagagagagagagagagagagagagagagagagagagagagagagagagagagagagagagagagagagagagagagagagagagagagagagagagagagagagagagagagagagagagagagagatactactactactatgaacACACCTCAATGGTCATCCCATTGCTGGAGCCACTCGCCTGTGCTGCCTGTAGGCTCTCCTCCATTGACTTAATCTGCTCATCTTTCTCTTGGATCCTTGAGAAACACAGAATTACAAAACGTATCAAACACAGAACAAATTGTCCATGAATGTGGCAAGAGGTTTCATAGCAGTTGCTAGAAAAAAGTGGTATTTTCATTGACTTACTTGCTCTGTAGACCTTCCATTATCAAATCGGATGATGTCTTGAGAGTAGGAAAAGACAAGAGGACAAAATGTCATGAGAATCCAATGAGGGAACGGGGTTGAGACTATCCAAAATGAAAACACAGCAGATCAGTGTGAGTACTTACCTGCTCAGTAGTCTGAAGAATAAATGCCTCCATATCACGTTTCAGAGCCTTATTCTCTTCTCTTACAGTCTGTGACAGAGAAAGCCATTTGATTTTAAACAACACTTAAAACAATATTTGTCTAAAGAACGACCAAAACAGTGATGTCAGGTGGGTCAAGCTTATTCCCTACCCTTGACCCCTACTCACCGTCAATTCCTCCTCCTTATTGGCCACCTCAATCATTCCCATCTTCAGCAGGTCCTCCACAGTCTTgattttctcctccctctcttggaCACTGCAGGGGGCACAACACAAAGACAGGGTTATAAGGGTTACAATCATAGCATTGTTTTCAGGTGTGGTATTAATACCACGTTTCTAAATAGAGGCAAGACGACAACATTTTATCTACTTGTAAAACTACCCAGCAATAAGGATAAAATTAGTGCACATTTGATGTAACTAGATAGAATGGGAAGCAGAACAGTCAACTCTCTGGCAGGTTCTAAATTGCTTAAaaatgctctcacacacacacctcttctggAACTGATCCAAGGCCAGCTGAGAAACAGTCTAGATGAGGATAGAAGGAGGgcgagaaggaaggagaggagggagagagaaagggtgtcAGAGGGTGCGCATACTGAAGGACTGGTAGATCACAGCAGGAGTTCCATCTAAGAAAACAGGCGTGTTTCACTTCTGACCTGTTCAGAAATCTGAGCCTGCAGATTCTGGAGCGCTGCCTTCAGTGACATGTTGTCATTGTGCATGGCCTGTGGAGGCCAGAGAAGCAACATAGAAGGAAAAAAGGGTGAGGGCAGGAGGCCCAGAGTCAACAACATTCATCTCAAATAAAGGAGACATCTTACTATTACGTTGACAGTATGTATGTAGGTCTACAGTAGTATGATAATATCTTTATAGCATTGAATTTTTCCAGCTAATTCACTTTGCAAAATGGACAAAAGCGGCCCAGAGGGATGTCATATCTGTTTTATTACTGCATTAGCTAATATGCTTCACGAAGACAGAAATTGCATGTACAGTAAGCCCTTTAAATCAACCCACCGTACTGTGTGCAGCATTCCTGTAGCTCAACACATTCCAGCCGGTCAACAGACCATCATATATAGAGCAGGAGTAATAATGGGGGTTTAGACAGTACTACTGTAGGTACCTGCATGTTAGTTTCCCTGCTGGCGCCACTGCTCCTCTCACTATTCAGGGAGTCCTCCAGACTCTTCCTCTGCAGCTCCTTCTCAGCCAGCCTGGACGCCACACATGACAGGAGTCAGCAACACAACCCgtaggacagagagaagagtcAGAGAGGACATTATATAGAACAAATGGACATTCAAGGATCAGGCTAAGCACATGTGCAAGAGGTGTGGGCATTCATTTCAAACTTGCAAAACACTTACAGCTTCTGCAGCTCTTCAAAGTGGGAGACAGTAGTGGCCTGAAAGAGGAGGGAAGACAGTAGTCACAACATACTCATATACTGGTATACAAATAGAAACATATCAACTCTTGTTGATGAACTAAAGGGTGAACAATGCTCGTCCATACCTGAGAGCTCAACTGGGCCTGCAGAGTCTCAATCTGGGCATTGAGGCCACTTTTTTCACTCAGGAGATCCTGTCAGGAACGAAGGAGGTTATTTTCAATGCATACCAGAATATCTTTGtgcaaaaaaatataaatattacaAAAATACTTAAAAATAAGCCTATTGTTTTATCCCCGTTTCTCAACCAAGCCATTTCACAGTTTTTTAATTACCCCTCTCCCTTGTTTCTGAAAGGTTTGAGAGTGTAAAGACGACCTGTCCACACCTGGCACAATAACCACAACATCCAAGTAGAACTGTCAACTGTAAATCCTAGAGAATGTGTTATTGTTATACACATCACATCTGTCATTACAACCATAAGGGCTGTGTTCCCCTACCTGGACCTGCACTGAGTCTTCAGCCAGGCTGTGCTGGGACACCTCCAGCAGCTGCATCACCTTCAGCTCCACCTGGTCCTTGGACACAATGGTGTCGGTCAGGCTGCTGTGCAGCGTCTGGATCTCCTTGTTCTTGttgctcatctctgtctccaccgCCAGCAGCTGGCTCTGCAGCTCTGAGAGAGGAGCCACACCAGATAAAATCACTTACTGGGTATACAACACAAGCCACTTATACATGTGGTGCTCATGACAATGGTGCTCAAAATTGGCTTATACTATTATACTAGTATTACTCATTAGCAATGGGAGGTTCATTAGCTTGAGTTTAGAAGTCTGTTTCTAGAAACTCTGTGAGCACCTTCTTTAGCAGCATGAAGTTTCTCCCTCTCTGCGTTAACATTGTGGAGGTAATTCTGGAGCTCCTCCCAACCCCGCTTAGCATCCTGCAGTTGAGCCTGGTGACAACGGGACACAACATTTAGCATTTTAACAGTGTACATACACTGACACAACCTCTCACTGTACTGTATTGGTTATGAAAAACACAGGAAAGGCTGACCTGGGTGTGCTTTGCAGGGAAGCAGTGTTTATACTGAGCACAAAGCTTCAAACAGCCCCACTTCCTAAACCAACATATTCTCCACTTCCCTGTTCTATGACACACCACCCAGCCCTCCTTAGGATCGACGGACACAGGCCCTCCCGTGGTTACAGTGAGAAACCCTAAACAGTCCAGGTCTCACCATGAAGGTGAGATTCCTTTGTGTTTCATCTCTGTGGGGCAGCCTGAACTATGTGCTGAATAAATAACTAAATAAGATGCCTGTGTTAGGCATGGTCCCTCCCCTGAAAGACAGCACACCTCCAGCTGAGACACGTTCTGCTTGTAGTTGACCTCCAGCGACTTCCTCTGGTGCTCCTCCTGCTGCAgcttgttgttgttctctgtcagctctttcatcagaccagagtactcCGAGCGCAGCTGGTTCAGCTCCGACGACTGCCTGCCATACACACCACACTAACTATTACAACCCACACACTCATCAATGCCATGCTTTCAAAGACAACTAGTATTTCTACGATGCGATACAATACCAAACAAGGCAACACTAAACATGTCATCCccaatcagtgtaattttgtaaattACAGATCTCTATGGCAAGACGCATCATTCACCCAAATTTTGTCAAAATGGGGCCAGTGgtgtatagctatgttatgtgaaGCACTACACAAATTCAACAGTCACAAGATGGGGACTTCAAATAACCTCTTTCACAGCCTTAATATTAACTCCTCTGCAGAATGAAGCATTTCTTGGGAGTAAAATGATACACCAAATGTAGACAAAATTTGGActtgggaacaggagtggagGAATATGATTAATTTATTTCAGCATCTTGAGGGAATGTGAATGCTCAGTTAGATACCATCTGTAGAGGTGCCATCTTTATTAGCATCATAAAAGCCgacagtatttcaaccacatgaAATATGCATCGAAGCTAAAATCTTATCAGAAACACGTTGGGTCGTTTTCACAGCTTTCTATTTCCTTTACAACCAGTCAAACTGAGGTCATTTGGCACTGAAAATCTTTGTAGTTTTGTTTTTGTTCTTGCATTTTCTCCCCGGTCCTTACACGTCTTTGCTCCGCGAAAGAAGCAGAGAATACAGAAAACTTTACCGATGTCAACTAgatagaatgaatgcttcaatcGATTTATGACattctggtgagcaagggtttatttagGCTTCTatggcaacatataatgacagaagagaagctgcatacATCTAACTAGACAAGTTTAATAAAAAAATAGCTTACgaaaatgttggaaattataagcagaaacatatTAAAAAAATCAGGCAAAAAAAATCCTGTACCCCGTCAAAAAATATATACTGCCCTCTGACTTTAGCCTACAGCgcattttctatattagcgggtTAGGGTTGGTTGCaggcctcagattttcactttatcacatatagtCGGGCGGTTGCtgatgggttattagcaatttTGGGTGGGTGCgagtgaacaaacagctgactaTGTACAGTTGACTACTACAGCGTCCCGcttgggccaatcagtgtaattttgcAAATGGCTCATCTCTACGGCAAGACGCATTATTCATCCAAGTTTCATAGAAAGTGGGCCAGTGGTGTCAGATATCACGTGGGTTAGCTCGACTCATATCCCTGAGCATGGGTGCCAAATTTCATCAGAGTCAAACAGATCAAAGAGATAAACATGTGCCCGTTATAGCGTCACCGTGAGGTCAACATAACTGTTGCATATGTTTAGTCTTGACACTGTTTACAACATGTGTACCAAATGTTGTTACAATACGAATATCCATTTATGCATTTATGTGCCAGACCACGCCCACGGCAAAGTTTTATTGGTTAATATTGTTTTAGGTAGTAGTCTGGAAAATATTGTGTTGAGAGACCTTTGTCCATAGATACCACATATGTGATTCAAGACGGCGCCGGTGAAGACGTTTTAAAAACagattttgtacataatgttgctgctaccgtctcttatgaccaaaaataacttctggacatcagaacaacgATTACTCACAATGAACTGGCAGAAGcttttttttcctttaacgagtcctgACGTGAAGgacatactgctttcccgggaacacgcccaaatccctgtcatttgtgTGGGGAAAAAttctgagaatttgtaggcgatcgaataaaccccacCTGCCTTCCGCTCTACTAACTAACGTGCATTCATTAGAAATAAGCATTCATTagcattaaaaactgtaatatcttatgcttcacggagtcgtggctgaacaacggcATTATCAAAATATAGCAGGCTGGTTTCTTCTCTGTATCGGCAGGTttgaacagcagtgtctggtaagacaaggggtggaggACTATgcatacatgtaaaaaaaacatttggtgcatgatatctaaggaagtctctaggttttgcttgccagaggtagagtatctcatgatcaactgtagaccacaccatttacctagagagttttcatagatgtctatataccaccacagaccgatgctggcactaagaccgcactcaatgagctgtatatcgccataagcaaacaggacacctattcattgactacagctcagcgttcaacaccatattgcccacaaagctcatcaattAGCTAAGGTCCCTGGaaataaacacctccctctgcaactggatcctagacttcctgataggtcgcccccaggtggtaagggtaggtaaacaGCACATCCGCCATGTTGatactcaacacaggggccccttaggggtgcgtgctcaatcccctcctgtactccctgttcacccatgactgcacagccaggcatgactccaacaccttcattaagtttgccgatgccACAACAGTGGAGTGGTAGGCCTCATCACCGATGAgactctccctcaacatgatcaagacaaaggagatgattgtggactacaggaaaaggaggaccgagcacgcccccattctcatcgacggggctgtagtggagcaggttgagagctttaagtacctttgtgtccacatcaccaacaaactaacatggtccaagcacaccaagacagtcgtgaagagggcacgacaaaacctattccccctcaggagactgaaaagtcttggcatgggccctcagatcctcaaaaggttctacagctgctccatcgagagcatcctgactggttgcatcactgcctggtatggcagtgATGccttcagaggaaggccctaaaaattgtcaaagactccagccaccctagtcatagactgttctctctgttaccgcatGGCAAGTATGGGAGCGCcaggtctaggtccaaaaggtttctaaaacagcttctaccccccaagccataagactcctgaacatctaattaaatggctacccagactatttgcattgccccccttttatgccgctgctactctctgttattatctatgaagttacatgtaggtagagttattaaagtatctattaccttgactaaccggtgcccccccccccacacacacacattgactctgtactggtaccccctccCCTGTATAGTCTcgctgttattttactgctgctctttaacaacttgttacttttatttcttatttttattttttaaactgcattgttggttaggggcttttAAGTcaatttcactgtaagatctacaacTTTTGTGcagtgcatgtgactaatacaatttgatacCAAGATTCACGCAGTTCGGTCCTTCAGTGCCAGAAGAGTAGCGTTTTAAGTGTTTTCCACACAATTCTAAATGGCCGAAAATTCTTAACGGCAAAATTGCTCCTTGTGAGTAGAGGGACCTATGCACCAAATGTCATGACTCTAGGTCAAACGGGGTGAGCAGCGTGACCTTTCAATGTTAGCATTTTCAATCTTTTGTTATAGCATCACCATCTGGCCAATCAGTGTACTTTTGTAAATGCAGGATCTCTTTGGCAAGAcgcatcattcacccaagtttaGTCAGAATTAAGCCAGTGTTGTCCGAGGTATTGTGTGCGACTAACGTACGAACGTGGGGGACAACGAAGACcttaacattttacattttacaaACTAGGAGGGCTGGGAAGTGGCTCTCACTTGCTCTCCATCTGGTTGGTGGCAGAGCTGACTGCGTCTCTCAGGATGCCGTTCTCCTGCTGCAGCCTGGCGATCTGACCCTCCAGCTGCTCCCTCAGCTTCTGGAACTACACAGTACAAATCACTAGGAGTCAATTtaacttaactaggcaagtcagttaagaaaaaattcttatttacaatgacggcctagggggttaactgcattgttcaggggcagaacgacatatttttaccttgtcagctcggggatttgatctagcaacctttcggttattggcccaacactctaactactaggctacctgttgctCTAACCACCTAACATACAGCATCAGAAACAGTACTCTGTATACTGCCTTAGgactgatgtctgagtataaAGCATGACAGTAAAAGGGTGATGGTAGTTGAGGTTTGGCCTGTTAAGGTAAAGGTTGTATCAGTGGTGGATGGTGCTCACCTTCATCTGCATGCCCTGAAGCTCTCCCTGGGCTTTAGCCTGTACGACATTCAGCTCCTTCTCCATTGCCCCACGCTGGTCCCTCAGAACTGCCTCCACTCTCACAGTCTTCTGCTTCTCCTGCTGCAGCTCCTAATAGAGGAAAGGGCAGAAACAGCAGCAGTGAAATGTCACCAAGCCACGGGTAGTCAACCAGTGATGTAGTCAATGGATATGCATTATTGTACCGGTATCTTAGGGTTATCTTATGAGTGTGTGCAGCTGTACCTTGCTGAGCTGCTGGACCTTGTCCTTGGCGATGGAGGCTTCCTCCTGCAGAGTGGTgaggagcctctctctctccagggatgaGGGGTCAGTCTTCACTGCAGACTTCTGCCAAGCGTCCAGGGCAGAGGGGTTCTTTTCTTTAAGCACAGTAACCACACTCACAGCCTCTGCCTGTGACAGGGCCAGACTGCCCAGGCCCACTAGCAGCTCCTTCAGCTTCACCTCAGAATTCTCTGcaaatatacacacatacaggtagAGGATGAATTATATTATGTGTTGTATGGTAGCTGATGTGTTGAATAAATTAGTGCAGTGTAAATACATTTATAAAATATCCCTGTTCATATGTCAGCTTTAATTAAGttataatgccagagaagctggtgtttggaggatatattaaCACAGGTGTtgtttattcatactatttcatccttccacaagatatagtccggacacaaatctagggttgctacccaagccggctggtcgttcgttctaaTGGTTCGGTTGCTagagacacgacccagtcgttcagtctttttgttctgtctatggacgcgacccaatCGTTCATTCAAAATGCTCCATTGCCATAcaggctggcaacgttcttaaactttgcttgctagctagccaactatggctaacttacagtcacatcaaatagtgcagccagaataacagcaaagtagctgcatttgcgtttgtttaagctgtttgcTAGTGACATTTATTGGGATACAGCCATAACAAAAGAGCTATGCAcaatttcgcctggcatagaaaatgtgctttcTCGTCAGGACACcgttgttcagaggagacagccaacaacacagctaacacaatcacttccaACTGAAGCTGGAAAGGTAGCAAACTGGCTGCACCTTGTTTCGTTTGACCTGTTTTCCATTGATAGTTATttgtatatccataaaaatgaagcTGATTCATGATtccgactggctgagaaaagctgcctggctgtctgtctcatcccgactCCTGACACGTTCACAATATTAcggctggagatcgaatttgaatattgaaacaatgttgcaaatgtcggagagacagacagcaaggtttatacaaatctctgctgttgaaaactaaatgttagtctaaaagaaatgtgagatactGTCTAGAAGCTTTTTATAATGGAGATCAGGTTGATAAATTGCctggttgggctgatgagacagtggattgcgcagtcagatggaacagagtaaatagccattttaacatcataaatttagccggtggtaacttgcggaatagacactggctggaattaatttttaaccaatcagcattcaggattagacacACCCGTTGTATAAACATGGTATAGCAGCTATATGTTAGAGTGTAAGTTTCGCACCTTTGTTGGCCTCGTTCTTCTGTTTCTTGCCACTCCCCTTGGAGGGCGCATCATCATTGTGGTTGGCAGAAGTCGCAGAGTCAGCCTGGACATCATCCACTGGGGCTGGGGGAGACAGAAGCACATGATCATATTTGCTGCCAGACACATAAATCAAGATATTGTTGGCCCAAGGatttcattttcaaaaaaagGCAGATTTAGATATATTCTGGTTTTTGCTAGCAGCGTCAAACAATGTCTCTGAACCTGCTCTGACTTTGATTACACTACAGTAAGTATTCATCATCCTTACCATGCTCAGTCTTCTGCTTCTTGGCAGGGTTTCTTTTTTTGCCACTGGTTGTGGTGGTGTCTGGGGGGGCAGGACCATCCTGTGCTTTGGTTTCCACCAGCACTGGAGCCTCCTTTTTGACTGAAGCTGGAGCCTTCTCCACCTTAATCTCTTCCTCCACTAGACAGGAACGAACAAGAGGACAATTAGGTTTAGGAGATACGACGAGGATGCCACTATGATAGACACATTTGTGTAGAAGGTATTTTGAGGTTATGGCCATTTTAACAAACCCCCTTCTGCTCCCTACTCATACTGTGCTTTAAATAATCAGATTTGATTCGGGAGGATAGACACTAATGAGTGGCCTCAGGGAAGATGCTAGCCCCGTTTGCAGACGCAGGCCAGTGCCCCGGACACCACACATCCTCATCCTACTAAAGCCACTCTGGCCTTCTACTCACCAGACTCTGTCTTCtgcttcttctccttcttcttcttgccAGAGGGCTGGGGTGGGATCTGGGCCTGGCATGGGGGCTGGGCCTGGCATGGGGGCTGAGACTGGTGGTCAAGCTGGGGTGAGGGGGGACTGGGTTTAGCCACTGGGGCAGGGGGCTCTGCTTTGCGGCCAGCTGGCTTGGAGCCGTTCACCTCAGGTTCCTCGGCAGGGGGAACAGCTGCAGCTTTGGCAgctttcttctccttcttcttcctctccctcacccctacAGGGGCCTCGGCTGGTGCTGCCACAGGGACAGGAACCGGGGTGGGCGGGGCCATAGGGGtaggctcctcctcctcagcGGTGGAGCTGCTCACGGCGTCAGCCATGTCAAAGTCCCGCAGGTCTtcctctgactctcctcctcccccaccacctCCTCCGCTACTGCTCTCCTTCTTCTTGCTCTTTTTCTTGTCATTCTTCTTGCGAGTGTCTGGTTTGGAGGGTGGCAGCTTGAGATCTCGTTTCTGCCTGGCTAGCACCTCATCATAAGAGGTCTCCTTCATGAAGAGccagaagaagaggaagatgagggCGATGACCAGGGATGGGGCCAGGATTACCAAGTACTGAGAGTCATAG
This genomic stretch from Oncorhynchus keta strain PuntledgeMale-10-30-2019 chromosome 29, Oket_V2, whole genome shotgun sequence harbors:
- the LOC118362523 gene encoding kinectin-like isoform X2 is translated as MALDIYDSQYLVILAPSLVIALIFLFFWLFMKETSYDEVLARQKRDLKLPPSKPDTRKKNDKKKSKKKESSSGGGGGGGGESEEDLRDFDMADAVSSSTAEEEEPTPMAPPTPVPVPVAAPAEAPVGVRERKKKEKKAAKAAAVPPAEEPEVNGSKPAGRKAEPPAPVAKPSPPSPQLDHQSQPPCQAQPPCQAQIPPQPSGKKKKEKKQKTESVEEEIKVEKAPASVKKEAPVLVETKAQDGPAPPDTTTTSGKKRNPAKKQKTEHAPVDDVQADSATSANHNDDAPSKGSGKKQKNEANKENSEVKLKELLVGLGSLALSQAEAVSVVTVLKEKNPSALDAWQKSAVKTDPSSLERERLLTTLQEEASIAKDKVQQLSKELQQEKQKTVRVEAVLRDQRGAMEKELNVVQAKAQGELQGMQMKFQKLREQLEGQIARLQQENGILRDAVSSATNQMESKQSSELNQLRSEYSGLMKELTENNNKLQQEEHQRKSLEVNYKQNVSQLEAQLQDAKRGWEELQNYLHNVNAEREKLHAAKEELQSQLLAVETEMSNKNKEIQTLHSSLTDTIVSKDQVELKVMQLLEVSQHSLAEDSVQVQDLLSEKSGLNAQIETLQAQLSSQATTVSHFEELQKLLAEKELQRKSLEDSLNSERSSGASRETNMQAMHNDNMSLKAALQNLQAQISEQTVSQLALDQFQKSVQEREEKIKTVEDLLKMGMIEVANKEEELTTVREENKALKRDMEAFILQTTEQTSSDLIMEGLQSKIQEKDEQIKSMEESLQAAQASGSSNGMTIESLEQQVAGLQSDMEQLRQKQAVDTTSASDQLLELQTQLAAKDQEIQTLQSELESRAKEVSDKVQELQQKQTHTEAPSLELLTALAEKEKQVSDLQGELAKLRESLELHRNKNNENQTALEIAQAECRGVLHRLLPNVPLPTERNHQEWLQRFETAVKEAPAAEPNPAPEAAPEPAPEGSEDTKVLADKLKESEEAQKVLQKDCETYKKVLAETEGILQRLQSSVEKEESRWKVKLDLSQTELKEMSVKVAALEQDVDRLSDVGELDNLIRDKQHLESALERAERESATYVTEVRELKTQLTETLSKLETEESERQKVAGDLYKAQQSLDLIQEEFCKETGQGDLIENSNLSSHEEIDRKEKKTAGLNQTVRELQQLLQAVNRQLTKRQEAESDKDSPEV
- the LOC118362523 gene encoding kinectin-like isoform X1; the encoded protein is MALDIYDSQYLVILAPSLVIALIFLFFWLFMKETSYDEVLARQKRDLKLPPSKPDTRKKNDKKKSKKKESSSGGGGGGGGESEEDLRDFDMADAVSSSTAEEEEPTPMAPPTPVPVPVAAPAEAPVGVRERKKKEKKAAKAAAVPPAEEPEVNGSKPAGRKAEPPAPVAKPSPPSPQLDHQSQPPCQAQPPCQAQIPPQPSGKKKKEKKQKTESVEEEIKVEKAPASVKKEAPVLVETKAQDGPAPPDTTTTSGKKRNPAKKQKTEHAPVDDVQADSATSANHNDDAPSKGSGKKQKNEANKENSEVKLKELLVGLGSLALSQAEAVSVVTVLKEKNPSALDAWQKSAVKTDPSSLERERLLTTLQEEASIAKDKVQQLSKELQQEKQKTVRVEAVLRDQRGAMEKELNVVQAKAQGELQGMQMKFQKLREQLEGQIARLQQENGILRDAVSSATNQMESKQSSELNQLRSEYSGLMKELTENNNKLQQEEHQRKSLEVNYKQNVSQLEAQLQDAKRGWEELQNYLHNVNAEREKLHAAKEELQSQLLAVETEMSNKNKEIQTLHSSLTDTIVSKDQVELKVMQLLEVSQHSLAEDSVQVQDLLSEKSGLNAQIETLQAQLSSQATTVSHFEELQKLLAEKELQRKSLEDSLNSERSSGASRETNMQAMHNDNMSLKAALQNLQAQISEQTVSQLALDQFQKSVQEREEKIKTVEDLLKMGMIEVANKEEELTTVREENKALKRDMEAFILQTTEQTSSDLIMEGLQSKIQEKDEQIKSMEESLQAAQASGSSNGMTIESLEQQVAGLQSDMEQLRQKQAVDTTSASDQLLELQTQLAAKDQEIQTLQSELESRAKEVSDKVQELQQKQTHTEAPSLELLTALAEKEKQVSDLQGELAKLRESLELHRNKNNELRVKNWSAMEALAATESMLQGKLSKALKENQTALEIAQAECRGVLHRLLPNVPLPTERNHQEWLQRFETAVKEAPAAEPNPAPEAAPEPAPEGSEDTKVLADKLKESEEAQKVLQKDCETYKKVLAETEGILQRLQSSVEKEESRWKVKLDLSQTELKEMSVKVAALEQDVDRLSDVGELDNLIRDKQHLESALERAERESATYVTEVRELKTQLTETLSKLETEESERQKVAGDLYKAQQSLDLIQEEFCKETGQGDLIENSNLSSHEEIDRKEKKTAGLNQTVRELQQLLQAVNRQLTKRQEAESDKDSPEV